From a region of the Tateyamaria omphalii genome:
- a CDS encoding Lrp/AsnC family transcriptional regulator: protein MTTCVFIQIRCRPGSTYKVAEEIALREIHSELYSTSGDYDLLMKVYIPEGQDVGKYINDQLLDIDGIERSLTTMTFKVF, encoded by the coding sequence ATGACCACCTGCGTCTTCATCCAGATCCGATGCCGCCCGGGTTCGACCTATAAGGTCGCCGAAGAGATCGCCCTGCGCGAAATCCACTCCGAGCTGTATTCCACATCCGGCGATTACGATCTGCTGATGAAGGTCTACATCCCCGAGGGCCAGGACGTGGGCAAATACATCAATGACCAGCTTCTGGACATCGACGGGATCGAAAGATCACTGACCACCATGACGTTCAAGGTGTTCTAG
- the hisB gene encoding imidazoleglycerol-phosphate dehydratase HisB codes for MRKSTLTRTTAETDISVSLDLDGTGTYDNETGVGFFDHMLDQLARHALIDMTVRCTGDLHIDDHHTVEDVGIAIGQALSQAVGNKMGIQRYGSCLLPMDDALVRAALDLSGRPFLVWNVDLPTPKIGTFDTELVREFFQALSTHGGITLHVDMLHGINSHHIAEAAFKAVARALRVALEVDPRVADAIPSTKGSL; via the coding sequence ATGCGCAAGAGCACCCTCACACGCACCACAGCGGAAACGGACATCTCGGTCTCGCTGGACCTTGACGGGACCGGCACCTATGACAACGAGACGGGCGTCGGGTTCTTCGATCATATGCTCGACCAATTGGCACGCCACGCGCTGATCGACATGACGGTGCGGTGCACGGGGGACCTGCACATTGACGACCATCACACGGTCGAGGATGTGGGAATCGCCATTGGCCAGGCCCTGAGCCAAGCCGTTGGAAACAAAATGGGAATTCAGCGTTACGGGTCCTGCCTTCTGCCCATGGACGACGCGCTGGTGCGTGCCGCACTCGATCTGTCGGGGCGGCCCTTTCTGGTGTGGAACGTGGACCTGCCCACGCCCAAGATCGGGACGTTTGACACCGAGTTGGTGCGCGAGTTTTTCCAGGCTTTGTCCACCCATGGCGGCATCACGCTGCATGTGGATATGCTGCACGGGATCAACAGTCACCATATCGCCGAGGCGGCGTTCAAGGCCGTGGCCCGCGCGCTGCGCGTGGCGCTGGAGGTGGACCCACGGGTGGCCGATGCGATCCCGTCGACCAAGGGATCCCTATGA